One Apteryx mantelli isolate bAptMan1 chromosome 22, bAptMan1.hap1, whole genome shotgun sequence genomic region harbors:
- the CLDN3 gene encoding claudin-3 translates to MSMGLEIGGVSLSVLGWLCSIICCALPMWRVTAFIGNNIVTAQIIWEGLWMNCVVQSTGQMQCKVYDSMLALPQDLQAARALLVVAIVLAVLGLLVAIVGAQCTRCVEDETAKAKITIVSGVIFLLSGIMTLIPVSWSANTIIRDFYNPLVLDPQKRELGTSLYVGWAASALLLFGGSLLCCSCPPKDERYAPSKVAYSAPRSAVTSYDKRNYV, encoded by the coding sequence ATGTCTATGGGGCTGGAGATCGGGGGGGTGTCCCTGTCCGTGCTGGGCTGGCTGTGCAGCATCATCTGCTGCGCGTTGCCCATGTGGCGGGTGACGGCCTTCATCGGCAACAACATCGTGACGGCCCAGATCATCTGGGAAGGGCTGTGGATGAACTGCGTGGTGCAGAGCACGGGGCAGATGCAGTGCAAGGTGTACGACTCCATGCTGGCACTGCCCCAGGACCTGCAGGCCGCCCGCGCCCTCCTCGTGGTGGCCATCGTGCTGGCCGTGCTGGGCCTGCTGGTCGCCATCGTGGGGGCGCAGTGCACCCGCTGCGTGGAGGACGAGACGGCCAAGGCCAAGATCACCATCGTCTCCGGCGTCATCTTCCTGCTTTCCGGCATCATGACCCTCATCCCCGTCTCCTGGTCGGCCAACACCATCATCCGGGATTTCTACAACCCGCTGGTGCTCGACCCTCAGAAGCGGGAGCTGGGCACGTCTCTCTACGTGGGCTGGGCGGCGTCCGCGCTCCTGCTGTTTGGGGGGTCTCTCCTCTGCTGCTCTTGCCCCCCCAAAGACGAGAGGTACGCGCCCAGCAAGGTGGCCTATTCCGCCCCGCGCTCTGCCGTGACCAGCTACGACAAGAGGAACTATGTGTGA